From a single Lytechinus variegatus isolate NC3 chromosome 9, Lvar_3.0, whole genome shotgun sequence genomic region:
- the LOC121421791 gene encoding uncharacterized protein LOC121421791 has protein sequence MLETQENLTKIAFVLFHTIFALLFIRCGGTIISSIEGERIEMDFPYPCNISSRVTFQYGNRAPYYNSANPGSMSLPSNQNLTFDTESDNNECSLHLIINPVSRDDAGTYILTAYNANNQYIYDERVGLRVSYPPGKAKCDSSEMYIDGEWITIQCSAPVGNVPGHILCYQTGMRLPPLTSPEVISGRLRQVMLARLPELVYCCSSTTQEVKGRCDCKDTSWNPIRSDESNVTDPCPIITSTATTPLSHTATFPTTEGDNTVRPTTTARANDFKSDKHFDYFITLLVLIVILLVLTCCMFAYILYSRYKGMDHRYIDNAERMSHLTDIEQHEQDTPLQGSPTDED, from the coding sequence ATGCTTGAAACGCAAGAAAATCTTACAAAAATAGCTTTCGTATTATTCCACACTATATTTGCATTATTGTTTATAAGATGTGGCGGTACAATTATCAGTAGCATTGAAGGAGAGAGAATTGAGATGGATTTTCCTTATCCATGTAACATATCATCCAGAGTAACATTTCAGTACGGTAACCGAGCCCCTTATTACAACTCAGCAAATCCTGGTTCGATGTCATTGCCTTCCAATCAAAATCTAACTTTCGATACTGAAAGTGATAATAACGAATGCTCCCTGCATCTGATCATAAATCCGGTATCAAGAGACGATGCAGGCACTTATATTCTTACAGCTTACAACGCAAACAATCAGTATATATATGATGAAAGGGTTGGCCTAAGGGTTAGCTATCCTCCTGGAAAGGCAAAGTGTGATTCAAGTGAGATGTATATCGATGGCGAGTGGATAACAATACAATGTTCAGCTCCTGTTGGGAACGTGCCCGGTCACATATTGTGCTATCAAACTGGCATGAGGCTTCCACCGTTGACCTCACCGGAAGTCATTAGCGGAAGGTTGCGTCAGGTGATGTTAGCCAGACTGCCAGAACTTGTGTATTGCTGTTCGTCCACCACGCAAGAGGTTAAAGGAAGATGTGACTGTAAGGACACTAGCTGGAATCCCATCCGAAGTGATGAATCAAATGTCACTGATCCCTGCCCTATCATAACCTCGACGGCAACCACACCGCTATCACACACTGCAACTTTCCCAACGACCGAAGGAGACAACACCGTCCGCCCTACAACAACAGCAAGAGCAAATGACTTCAAAAGTGATAAgcattttgattattttataaCTTTGTTAGTTTTAATTGTCATTTTATTAGTTCTCACATGTTGCATGTTTGCATATATTCTTTATTCACGATATAAAGGCATGGATCATCGATATATTGATAATGCAGAAAGGATGAGTCATTTGACAGATATAGAACAACATGAACAAGATACCCCTTTACAAGGTAGTCCAACTGACGAAGATTAA